The following coding sequences are from one Humulus lupulus chromosome X, drHumLupu1.1, whole genome shotgun sequence window:
- the LOC133806688 gene encoding probable serine/threonine-protein kinase At1g09600, protein MGCICSKGASEKDVAEEYEKGNELAKATSVQLVAPPSQKRENFLVEVNGDGSVRPLSRATSRANASQTSGSIHRKPKEDDNRVVVVEGPSIDHHQRLATMELSSSKSKPQMTRIVSVVNGNSNGSGGRDPNEEAGWPSWLTSVAGDAIKGWAPRKAESFAKLDKIGQGTYSSVYKARDLETGKIVALKKVRFVNMDPESVRFMAREIHILRRLDHPNVMKLEGLVTSRMSRSLYLVFEYMDHDLAGIAATPGIKFTESQIKCYMQQLLRGLEHCHSRGVLHRDIKGSNILIDNNGVLKIGDFGLATFYDQNQPMTSRVVTLWYRPPELLLGSTEYGPAIDLWSVGCILAEMYAGKPIMPGRTEVEQMHKIFKLCGSPSEDFWQKTRLPHATSFKPQQPYKRRLPETFKDFPSFAMALVDKLLAIEPKDRGSAATALASDFFTTEPLPCDPSSLPKYPPSKEIDAKLRNEEARRRRADTVKGRGPESVRRGSRDANQLPTPEFEDDEDTSMQKHSNAKTSSHKYSSPPEDGGSGFRMEPPRGERQNGYAHSSSMVHPSAAVGSSRSKTVDNSTRNKLRAQRFQKYLAPAESSMISSAKRNETMHAKESEMKKSRIHYSGPLVPPGGNLEDVLKEHERQIQQAVRKARLDKARTNKGYDNYS, encoded by the exons ATGGGCTGTATTTGCTCAAAGGGAGCATCGGAAAAGGATGTAGCCGAAGAATACGAGAAAGGAAATGAATTGGCAAAGGCAACTTCGGTTCAACTGGTCGCTCCTCCGTCTCAAAAGAGAGAAAATTTTTTGGTTGAGGTTAATGGCGATGGCTCGGTGCGTCCTTTATCTCGGGCGACTTCAAGAGCCAACGCCTCTCAGACCTCTGGCTCTATTCACAGAAAGCCCAAGGAAGACGACAACAGAGTAGTGGTCGTCGAAGGACCCTCGATTGATCATCACCAGAGATTGGCCACCATGGAGTTGAGCTCCAGTAAATCAAAACCACAGATGACTAGGATAGTTAGTGTCGTTAATGGAAACAGCAATGGTAGTGGAGGAAGGGACCCGAATGAAGAGGCGGGTTGGCCGTCGTGGTTGACCTCCGTTGCCGGAGACGCCATCAAAGGGTGGGCCCCTCGTAAGGCAGAGTCATTTGCGAAGTTAGACAAA ATTGGACAAGGAACATACAGCAGTGTATATAAGGCTCGAGACCTTGAAACTGGTAAAATTGTTGCACTAAAGAAAGTTCGATTTGTTAATATGGATCCAGAAAGCGTGCGTTTTATGGCAAGAGAAATCCATATCTTGCGTAGACTTGACCATCCAAATGTTATGAAGCTGGAGGGTTTAGTTACTTCCAGAATGTCACGCAGCTTATACCTTGTTTTTGAGTACATGGACCATGATCTTGCTGGGATTGCAGCAACCCCAGGCATCAAGTTCACTGAATCTCAG ATAAAATGCTACATGCAACAATTGCTTCGTGGACTTGAGCACTGTCATAGTCGTGGTGTTCTGCACCGTGACATTAAAGGATCAAATATTTTGATTGACAACAATGGAGTTCTCAAGATTGGAGACTTTGGTCTGGCGACCTTTTACGACCAGAATCAGCCAATGACTAGTCGTGTGGTGACTCTGTGGTATAGACCACCTGAGCTTCTGCTTGGTTCCACAGAGTACGGACCTGCAATTGATTTGTGGAGCGTTGGTTGTATTCTTGCAGAAATGTATGCAGGGAAACCAATTATGCCTGGCAGAACAGAG gtAGAACAAATGCATAAGATTTTCAAACTTTGTGGTTCACCATCAGAAGACTTCTGGCAGAAAACAAGGTTACCACATGCAACTAGCTTCAAGCCCCAACAACCGTACAAGCGACGTCTTCCAGAAACATTCAAAGACTTCCCTTCTTTTGCCATGGCTCTTGTTGATAAACTCCTCGCAATCGAACCAAAAGATCGTGGATCGGCAGCAACTGCACTTGCAAGTGAT TTCTTCACAACAGAGCCCCTCCCTTGTGATCCATCTAGTTTACCCAAGTATCCTCCGAGCAAGGAGATTGATGCCAAGCTTCGCAATGAGGAAGCAAGAAG GCGCAGAGCAGATACTGTAAAAGGACGTGGTCCTGAATCTGTTAGAAGGGGTTCAAGAGACGCCAACCAATTGCCAACACCAGAATTCGAGGACGACGAAGACACTTCTATGCAG AAACATTCGAACGCAAAAACCTCCAGTCATAAGTACAGCAGCCCCCCGGAGGATGGCGGATCAGGTTTTCGAATGGAACCTCCTAGAGGAGAAAGACAGAATGGATATGCTCACTCTAGTTCTATGGTCCATCCTAGTGCTGCAGTAGGATCTTCGCGGAGTAAGACAGTAGATAATTCTACGAGGAATAAATTAAGAGCACAAAGATTTCAAAAGTATCTGGCACCAGCTGAATCATCTATGATCTCTTCTGCTAAAAGGAATGAAACTATGCATGCAAAAGAATCTGAAATG AAGAAGAGCAGAATCCATTACTCTGGACCCTTGGTGCCTCCAGGAGGGAATTTAGAAGACGTACTTAAAGAGCACGAGAGACAAATTCAACAGGCAGTACGTAAAGCTCGTCTTGACAAGGCTAGAACCAATAAAGGCTACGACAATTACAGTTGA
- the LOC133806689 gene encoding uncharacterized protein LOC133806689, translating into MDLWSVQVKHCTRSPVLLRNSFPEKPICWNPAKSRISWLGIDEGRVVEIKVRSSSGFRSLVVRAIGKKNNGNSSSSGNGDRPSPEDGGKESNSSDSQNSLRINLDWREVRANLFAREQAEKVESDPQSKGVWSHESKPLGSKWAHPISVPETGCVLVATEKLDGVRTFERTVVLLLRSGTRHPQEGPFGVVINRPLHKKIKHMKPTNLDLATTFSDCSLHFGGPLEASMFLLKAGGRAKLPGFEEVIPGLCFGARNSLDEAAELVKKGVLKPQDFRFFVGYAGWQLDQLREEIESDYWYVAACSSNLIYGSFSDSSSENLWEEILQLMGGQYSELSRKPKQDM; encoded by the exons ATGGATCTGTGGTCCGTGCAGGTGAAACACTGTACCAGAAGCCCTGTCTTACTCAGAAACTCGTTTCCCGAGAAACCCATTTGCTGGAATCCGGCAAAATCGAGGATTTCCTGGCTGGGTATTGACGAGGGCAGGGTTGTCGAGATCAAGGTTAGGTCTTCTTCTGGGTTTCGTTCTTTGGTTGTTCGAGCTATTGGGAAGAAGAATAATGGCAATTCATCTTCGTCTG GAAACGGTGATCGGCCTAGTCCAGAAGATGGTGGAAAAGAAAGCAATTCGTCTGATTCTCAGAATTCCCTTCGGATAAACTTGGATTGGAGAGAAGTCAGAGCTAACCTCTTTGCTCGAGAGCAG GCCGAGAAGGTAGAATCTGATCCCCAGAGCAAAGGTGTTTGGTCCCATGAGTCAAAACCTCTTGGCTCAAAGTGGGCCCATCCTATTTCTGTTCCTGAGACTGGCTGTGTGCTCGTTGCCACAGAAAAGCTTGACGGGGTTCGAACTTTTGAAAGAACTGTTGTCCTCCTGCTTAGATCCGGTACCAGACATCCACAAGAAGGGCCTTTTGGAGTTGTTATCAACCGTCCTCTTCACAAGAAGATAAAACACATGAAACCCACTAATCTTGATCTCGCCACCACGTTTTCTGATTGTTCTTTGCATTTTGGTGGGCCTCTGGAGGCAAGTATGTTTCTGTTGAAAGCAGGGGGAAGAGCAAAGCTGCCTGGGTTTGAAGAAGTTATCCCTGGCCTCTGTTTTGGTGCCAGGAACAGTCTTGATGAAGCTGCAGAACTAGTAAAGAAGGGAGTACTAAAACCTCAGGATTTCAGGTTTTTTGTTGGTTATGCTGGGTGGCAACTTGATCAGTTGAGAGAGGAGATTGAGTCGGATTACTGGTATGTTGCTGCTTGCAGCTCAAATTTAATATATGGGAGTTTCTCAGATTCTTCATCAGAAAATTTGTGGGAGGAGATATTGCAGCTAATGGGTGGCCAGTATTCTGAATTGAGCCGGAAGCCTAAGCAGGATATGTAG